A genomic region of Leptolyngbya sp. NIES-2104 contains the following coding sequences:
- a CDS encoding type II toxin-antitoxin system HicB family antitoxin, which translates to MKLHYSMVIQWSEEDKLYLVHLPEFPSQHFVTHGATYEEAAKRGQEVIEMLIEDYQESGKPLPEPQRVISAA; encoded by the coding sequence ATGAAATTACACTACAGCATGGTCATTCAATGGTCAGAGGAAGACAAACTTTATTTAGTACACCTGCCTGAGTTTCCCTCGCAGCACTTTGTGACACATGGTGCAACGTATGAAGAAGCCGCCAAACGAGGGCAAGAAGTAATCGAAATGCTGATTGAAGACTATCAAGAGAGCGGAAAACCCCTACCTGAACCGCAACGGGTGATCAGTGCAGCATGA
- a CDS encoding type II toxin-antitoxin system PemK/MazF family toxin, which yields MGYPMRRGEIYYANLNPVIGSETAKRRPVLIVSSNANNRAADTITILPITSNLRRVYPFEVFLSAEESGLPKSSKIQAQQIRTISKQRLETELLGCLRDEKMQEINAALRLHLNLE from the coding sequence ATGGGCTATCCGATGAGACGTGGTGAAATCTATTACGCGAATTTGAATCCGGTGATTGGATCAGAAACAGCAAAGCGTCGCCCTGTTTTGATTGTGAGTAGCAATGCCAACAATCGAGCCGCTGATACCATAACAATTCTTCCAATTACGTCAAATCTTCGGCGTGTGTACCCTTTTGAGGTATTCCTATCAGCCGAAGAGAGTGGATTGCCTAAGTCCTCAAAAATTCAAGCACAGCAGATTCGTACGATCTCTAAGCAACGACTCGAAACTGAGTTGCTCGGATGTCTAAGGGATGAAAAGATGCAGGAAATTAATGCTGCTCTTCGACTACATCTGAACTTAGAATAG
- a CDS encoding Sll0314/Alr1548 family TPR repeat-containing protein has product MVKWLSRKLAQQVSTIVLMVGMLASPTLARDPFRTSNPRAISDRTEAAFRAIFEKGNYTEATRILNQGDPNEPLSFALKGLLAYNNYQGETDQGRKQALLSEFRGYATQTRTVAQQLAKSDPLRGNLYQAAGIILEAGYTAATEGTVRGIPQILGSLQEAFRYLDAAEKIDPKDPELNLIKGLIDLTLSTTLNLPLSSPTDAIARLQNTAQPRYVADRGLAIGYRDLKQFDRALQAVDNALRAAPDNPELSYLKAQILVRSQRHGESIPLFQKALTKRDQLPPVTVRQIERELRNAQQRAAQR; this is encoded by the coding sequence ATGGTGAAGTGGCTGTCCCGGAAGCTGGCTCAACAAGTGAGCACGATCGTGCTGATGGTGGGAATGTTGGCAAGTCCAACGCTTGCAAGAGATCCGTTTAGAACCAGTAATCCGCGTGCAATTAGCGATCGGACTGAAGCCGCATTTCGGGCAATTTTCGAGAAAGGCAATTACACCGAAGCGACTCGAATCTTAAATCAAGGCGATCCGAATGAGCCGCTGTCATTTGCGCTCAAAGGCTTGCTGGCTTACAACAATTATCAAGGTGAGACGGATCAAGGACGCAAACAAGCGCTACTGAGCGAGTTTAGAGGGTATGCCACGCAAACCCGCACTGTTGCCCAACAATTAGCAAAATCTGATCCGCTCCGAGGCAACCTGTATCAAGCCGCAGGCATCATTTTAGAAGCGGGATACACCGCAGCGACAGAAGGCACCGTTCGCGGTATTCCTCAGATTTTGGGCAGTCTTCAGGAAGCTTTTCGCTATTTAGATGCAGCCGAGAAAATCGATCCCAAAGATCCCGAATTGAATTTAATCAAAGGATTAATTGATTTGACGCTTTCGACCACGTTGAATTTGCCGTTATCGAGTCCGACCGATGCGATCGCACGTCTGCAAAATACGGCTCAACCCCGTTACGTTGCCGATCGAGGTTTAGCGATCGGATATCGCGATCTCAAACAGTTCGATCGAGCTTTGCAAGCGGTCGATAACGCACTCCGAGCGGCTCCCGATAATCCCGAACTGAGCTATCTCAAGGCTCAAATTCTCGTTCGCAGTCAGCGCCACGGTGAAAGTATTCCGCTGTTCCAAAAAGCTCTCACCAAGCGCGATCAGCTTCCACCTGTAACCGTTCGTCAAATTGAGCGGGAATTGCGAAACGCACAGCAACGAGCAGCACAACGATAA
- a CDS encoding transglutaminase family protein, whose product MEKFLAFSEIIDWQQPEILELSKKIASGCETQEAIAKACFEWVRDEVRHSFDYQMNPITCRASDVLQYRTGYCYAKSHLLAALLRANGIPAGFCYQRLSIDDQGAPYSLHGFNAAYLPDMGWYRMDARGNREGVNAQFVPPEEQLAFKTQFAEEADFQAILPEPLPVVVTALQTQTTWDGMLQNLPDVSLEQAKNLGL is encoded by the coding sequence ATGGAAAAATTCTTGGCATTTAGCGAGATTATTGACTGGCAACAGCCGGAGATTTTGGAACTGAGCAAGAAAATTGCGTCAGGATGTGAAACTCAGGAGGCGATCGCGAAAGCCTGTTTTGAGTGGGTGCGCGATGAAGTTCGGCATAGCTTTGACTATCAGATGAATCCGATTACGTGTCGCGCTTCAGATGTCCTGCAATACCGAACGGGTTACTGTTATGCCAAGAGCCATTTATTAGCTGCATTACTTCGAGCAAATGGCATTCCAGCAGGATTTTGCTATCAGCGATTGAGCATTGACGACCAAGGTGCACCCTATAGTTTGCATGGCTTTAATGCGGCTTACTTGCCCGACATGGGCTGGTACCGCATGGATGCTAGAGGCAATCGAGAAGGCGTAAATGCTCAGTTTGTCCCTCCTGAAGAGCAGTTAGCATTCAAAACTCAGTTTGCTGAAGAAGCCGATTTTCAAGCAATTCTTCCAGAACCCTTGCCAGTTGTTGTTACAGCCTTACAAACTCAAACGACCTGGGACGGGATGCTTCAAAATCTACCGGACGTTTCTTTAGAACAAGCAAAAAACCTTGGTTTATAG
- the rsmG gene encoding 16S rRNA (guanine(527)-N(7))-methyltransferase RsmG has product MLVALPEMIDLWKSTTDWFPDETVRSQFQQFYELVLQGNQQQNLTRITEPVDFWEKHLWDSLRGVFPKVTGSNLSAIDIGTGAGFPGIPMAIARSDWKITLLDSTRKKVNFLQDSTKALGLTNVRSMVDRVEQVGQSSGHREAYDLATIRAVAAASVCAEYALPLLKIGGIAVLYRGQWTDEEAIALDHAAKELGGVVEECDRFETPLTHGVRHCLYLRKTSSTPLEFPRAIGIPTQDPL; this is encoded by the coding sequence ATGCTAGTCGCGTTACCGGAAATGATCGATTTGTGGAAATCAACGACCGATTGGTTTCCAGATGAGACAGTGCGATCGCAGTTCCAACAGTTTTATGAACTCGTTCTGCAAGGCAATCAACAGCAAAATCTCACCCGCATCACTGAACCCGTTGATTTTTGGGAAAAGCATTTATGGGATTCGCTGCGGGGCGTGTTTCCGAAAGTGACCGGATCGAATTTAAGCGCGATCGATATCGGTACTGGAGCCGGATTTCCTGGAATTCCCATGGCGATTGCTCGGTCTGATTGGAAGATTACCTTACTCGATTCGACTCGGAAAAAGGTTAACTTCTTGCAGGACAGTACGAAAGCATTGGGACTGACGAATGTGAGATCGATGGTCGATCGCGTGGAACAAGTTGGACAAAGTTCGGGACATCGAGAAGCTTACGATCTAGCAACCATTCGCGCAGTGGCGGCAGCTTCGGTCTGTGCAGAGTATGCGTTACCATTGCTCAAAATTGGGGGCATTGCCGTGTTGTACCGGGGGCAATGGACTGATGAAGAAGCGATCGCACTTGATCATGCAGCGAAAGAATTAGGCGGCGTTGTAGAAGAATGCGATCGCTTTGAAACTCCGCTAACTCATGGAGTTCGGCATTGTTTATATCTGCGGAAAACGTCTTCTACGCCCCTCGAATTTCCGAGAGCGATCGGCATTCCGACTCAAGATCCGCTTTGA
- a CDS encoding PIN domain-containing protein gives MSLKIAYLDSGILINAFRGIDQVGIRALQVLNDSTLQFASSEFVRLETLPKALYHQQSDEAEFYEAFFEAEILWASNLDQIVQTGKLIARTYGLAGMDALHIAAALSVGAEEFITTEKPTKPLHRVKDIHTISIAL, from the coding sequence GTGAGCCTTAAGATTGCCTATCTCGACTCTGGTATTCTAATTAATGCGTTCCGAGGAATTGATCAAGTTGGCATTCGTGCCCTTCAGGTCTTGAATGACTCGACCTTACAATTCGCCTCAAGCGAGTTTGTACGACTAGAAACCTTGCCCAAAGCGCTCTACCACCAGCAGTCGGACGAAGCAGAATTTTACGAAGCTTTCTTTGAGGCTGAAATTCTGTGGGCAAGCAACCTCGACCAAATCGTTCAAACTGGAAAGCTCATTGCTCGTACTTATGGTCTAGCTGGAATGGATGCCCTTCATATTGCGGCAGCGCTTTCCGTAGGTGCAGAAGAATTCATCACAACCGAGAAACCAACAAAACCACTACACCGCGTCAAAGACATTCACACCATATCAATTGCTTTGTAG
- a CDS encoding 4-hydroxy-3-methylbut-2-enyl diphosphate reductase: MDTKAFKRSLNSSENYHRKGFGHDAEVAESMQSEYQSDLIQDIRDRAYTLKRGDVTIRLAQAFGFCWGVERAVAMAYETRQHFPTERIWITNEIIHNPSVNQKLREMNVLFISVIDGQKDFSGVEKGDVVILPAFGASVQEMQLLNDRGCTIVDTTCPWVSKVWNTVEKHKKGDYTSIIHGKYNHEETLATSSFAGKYLIVLNLAEAEYVANYILNGGDREEFLTKFRKSCSNGFDPDRDLVQIGIANQTTMLKGETEQIGKLFEHTMLKKYPPNELNQHFLSFNTICDATQERQDAMFDLVKEKIDLMIVIGGYNSSNTTHLQEIAIDYNIPSYHIDSVERIKSRTAIEHKPLNQDLAIAQNWLPDGEIVVGITSGASTPDKVVADIIERIFELKAAVPA; the protein is encoded by the coding sequence ATGGATACCAAGGCGTTTAAGCGATCGTTAAATAGTTCTGAAAATTATCACCGCAAAGGATTCGGACATGATGCAGAAGTCGCAGAATCAATGCAGTCTGAATATCAGAGCGATTTGATTCAAGACATTCGCGATCGAGCCTACACCCTAAAACGGGGCGATGTCACGATTCGACTAGCGCAAGCCTTCGGGTTTTGTTGGGGAGTCGAACGCGCTGTCGCGATGGCTTACGAAACTCGTCAACATTTCCCGACTGAACGAATTTGGATCACAAATGAGATTATTCACAATCCTTCTGTGAATCAGAAATTGCGCGAAATGAATGTTTTATTCATCTCGGTCATTGATGGACAAAAAGACTTTTCAGGAGTAGAAAAAGGCGATGTGGTAATCCTGCCTGCGTTTGGTGCGAGTGTTCAGGAAATGCAATTGTTAAACGATCGCGGATGTACGATCGTAGACACCACTTGCCCCTGGGTTTCTAAGGTTTGGAACACCGTTGAGAAACACAAAAAAGGCGATTACACCTCGATTATTCACGGCAAATATAATCACGAAGAAACGCTGGCAACGAGTTCTTTTGCTGGAAAGTATTTGATTGTTCTCAATCTAGCTGAAGCCGAATACGTTGCAAATTACATTTTGAATGGTGGCGATCGCGAAGAATTTCTGACTAAATTCCGCAAATCTTGTTCTAATGGATTTGATCCCGATCGCGATTTAGTTCAAATCGGAATTGCAAATCAAACGACGATGCTCAAAGGTGAAACTGAGCAAATCGGTAAATTGTTTGAACACACAATGCTGAAGAAATATCCACCGAATGAATTAAACCAGCATTTCTTGAGCTTCAATACGATTTGTGATGCGACTCAAGAGCGTCAAGATGCAATGTTCGATTTGGTAAAAGAAAAGATTGATTTAATGATTGTGATCGGTGGCTATAATTCCTCGAATACAACGCACTTACAAGAAATTGCGATCGATTACAACATTCCTTCGTATCACATCGATAGTGTGGAGCGAATCAAGTCTAGAACCGCGATCGAACATAAGCCGTTAAATCAAGATTTAGCGATCGCCCAAAACTGGCTTCCTGATGGCGAAATCGTGGTCGGAATCACCTCTGGCGCATCGACTCCTGATAAAGTGGTCGCTGATATTATTGAGCGAATTTTTGAACTCAAAGCCGCCGTTCCTGCGTGA
- a CDS encoding DUF6816 family protein — translation MLYSLICLLSFSFASPVWAGALFDRVSTFPDWHNKPPVDRATSDLIYPSWIAGTWRVKSTLFDLVAPLAPEIVTPGFESNRDYVNQPIEFNVRFAEQSNGVIADRAFNGLNIARAYLGDRAVLSVKVDPDSPNKQITFLKGDRILTSTITGRATETPASNQFITSEIFQQIFRGSAQPYLNQVETTTAYNYSPNQITADQITAIYLSPQDPDYFKAGNTPVALYRYRLEFSPLNE, via the coding sequence TTGCTCTACAGTTTGATATGTCTTTTAAGCTTCTCCTTCGCCTCTCCAGTCTGGGCGGGTGCTTTGTTCGATCGCGTTTCGACCTTCCCCGATTGGCACAATAAACCACCCGTCGATCGTGCCACGAGCGATCTGATTTACCCAAGTTGGATCGCTGGAACATGGCGCGTTAAGAGCACTTTATTCGATCTCGTGGCTCCCTTGGCTCCTGAAATTGTCACACCTGGATTCGAGAGTAATCGCGACTATGTGAATCAACCAATCGAATTCAATGTCCGATTTGCAGAACAATCGAACGGGGTAATTGCCGATCGCGCTTTTAACGGATTGAATATCGCACGAGCCTATTTAGGCGATCGAGCCGTTCTCTCGGTCAAAGTTGATCCTGATTCTCCAAATAAACAAATTACTTTCTTAAAAGGCGATCGTATTCTCACTTCTACAATCACCGGACGAGCAACAGAAACCCCCGCCTCAAATCAATTCATTACGAGCGAAATATTCCAGCAAATCTTTCGAGGATCTGCCCAACCGTATTTAAATCAAGTTGAAACAACAACTGCGTACAATTACTCACCAAATCAAATTACTGCTGATCAAATTACTGCAATCTATCTTTCGCCTCAAGATCCTGACTATTTCAAAGCGGGAAATACGCCTGTTGCCTTATATCGATATCGCTTAGAATTCTCACCATTGAATGAGTAA
- a CDS encoding type IV pilin-like G/H family protein, producing the protein MNAQSSTLTHQAKQGNAEAIAALMNRHLEPKGIIAKAVLQNGLLLVTLEGSETPNQSQLFPFVKQGISGLRPQFVHRVKLMGQVKGEALPVWTEEFGFPTQTASLVVNADIQQLVDNDRSSITNFSQTSTVSILSEIDSAKPKNYLIPSILVTLFAFLPVGIAALIFASQVDSKYGRKDYIGAQVASKTAKALCIVAGAIAAPVYTLVTISIGAAIILPSILYAGQATKGKQSEARQYIGTLARTQQAHYLTVERFAQTLTELSSPIPTETTNYSYSVSVIDNTAVHLTATAKTSGLKSYAAAVYAVKDNISGETNTITKTCESDRPSQSAPAMPQLVGSTILCAPNSSEMTLKQ; encoded by the coding sequence ATGAACGCTCAATCGTCAACTCTGACCCACCAAGCAAAGCAAGGAAATGCAGAAGCGATCGCTGCCCTGATGAATCGTCACCTTGAACCGAAAGGAATTATCGCCAAGGCAGTCTTACAAAATGGGCTATTACTAGTCACACTAGAAGGCTCTGAAACTCCAAATCAGTCTCAATTGTTTCCTTTCGTAAAGCAAGGTATCTCAGGATTGAGACCTCAATTTGTTCATAGAGTTAAATTGATGGGACAAGTCAAGGGAGAAGCTCTGCCAGTTTGGACGGAAGAATTTGGATTTCCAACTCAAACTGCTAGTCTCGTCGTCAATGCAGACATACAGCAGCTCGTTGATAATGACCGTTCTTCCATAACGAATTTCTCTCAAACCTCAACTGTTTCCATTCTTTCAGAAATCGACTCAGCAAAGCCAAAAAACTATCTTATTCCCTCGATCCTAGTCACGCTATTTGCATTCTTACCGGTTGGAATTGCAGCGTTGATTTTTGCTTCTCAAGTAGACAGCAAATACGGTCGCAAGGATTACATTGGCGCTCAAGTTGCCTCCAAAACGGCGAAAGCGCTCTGCATCGTTGCAGGTGCGATTGCGGCTCCGGTATACACATTAGTCACTATTAGTATCGGAGCTGCAATCATCTTGCCGTCTATACTGTATGCTGGTCAAGCCACCAAGGGAAAGCAATCAGAAGCGAGACAATACATCGGCACTCTAGCCCGGACGCAACAGGCTCATTATCTTACGGTAGAACGCTTTGCCCAGACCCTAACTGAACTTTCAAGCCCTATACCTACCGAAACAACGAATTATTCTTATAGCGTCTCAGTCATCGACAATACTGCTGTTCACCTGACAGCAACTGCAAAAACTTCTGGGCTGAAAAGTTATGCTGCTGCGGTGTATGCAGTGAAGGATAATATCAGTGGCGAGACTAATACAATTACGAAAACTTGTGAATCTGATCGCCCTTCGCAATCTGCCCCTGCAATGCCACAATTGGTTGGTTCAACAATTTTGTGTGCTCCTAATTCCTCAGAGATGACACTCAAACAGTAA
- a CDS encoding DUF3531 family protein, with the protein MRIQFREFDPFNVWFWVEFNTVPSEMEKQYVEEVFSSWFFLGKLGGFNAENLQVQDAGLEVSYLPYDGDVADDSMMAVMHNMSDFEYESNWGRCWFDLGTSDAIALDILINSLKQLSKDFVTIDSLIVGGENEDWRVPGSSEPGFVMDNQRN; encoded by the coding sequence ATGCGTATTCAGTTTCGCGAGTTTGATCCGTTTAACGTTTGGTTTTGGGTTGAGTTTAATACTGTGCCTTCGGAAATGGAGAAACAGTATGTCGAAGAGGTCTTTAGCTCCTGGTTTTTCCTTGGGAAACTGGGAGGCTTTAATGCTGAAAATTTGCAGGTTCAAGATGCGGGGCTAGAGGTCAGCTACCTGCCTTATGACGGGGATGTTGCCGATGACAGCATGATGGCGGTGATGCACAATATGAGCGACTTTGAGTATGAAAGCAACTGGGGTCGCTGCTGGTTTGATTTGGGAACGAGTGATGCGATCGCATTAGACATTCTGATCAATTCCCTCAAGCAGTTGAGCAAAGATTTTGTCACGATCGACTCACTGATCGTCGGTGGCGAGAACGAAGATTGGCGCGTTCCAGGAAGCAGCGAACCGGGTTTCGTGATGGACAATCAGCGGAATTAA
- a CDS encoding GDSL-type esterase/lipase family protein, producing the protein MSKSIPGWVYLSVVTNVVLGTTLGLWFLGDRYFTEHLINPPAKQSMAAKAVEKPEIVAQAASMSLGRSLTYQDWVDLLGKEANAMIKKKPDRLIVLAGDSLTLWFPQDLLPTDYNWLNQGISGETTSGLVKRLKLFDQAKPKAIFVMVGINDLLRGKSEQEVLEAQEEIINQLKKSHPKAKIVIQALLPRAKESITTANATQVEALSNDRIFQFNRRLAGLADQAGVEFLDLQPLFSDSEGFLRSELTTDGLHLSTQGYLVWRSAIQTFNQFALR; encoded by the coding sequence ATGTCTAAGTCAATTCCAGGCTGGGTCTATTTGTCCGTGGTCACGAATGTTGTTTTAGGTACAACGTTGGGATTGTGGTTTTTGGGCGATCGCTATTTCACCGAACATTTGATCAATCCGCCTGCGAAACAATCGATGGCTGCCAAAGCGGTCGAGAAACCTGAAATTGTCGCTCAAGCTGCATCGATGTCATTGGGTCGATCGCTGACGTATCAAGATTGGGTGGACTTGCTCGGCAAAGAAGCGAACGCGATGATCAAGAAAAAGCCCGATCGCTTAATTGTGTTGGCTGGCGATTCTCTTACACTCTGGTTTCCTCAAGACCTGTTACCCACGGATTACAACTGGCTAAATCAAGGCATCTCAGGCGAAACAACTTCAGGACTCGTGAAACGCTTAAAACTGTTTGATCAAGCGAAGCCAAAAGCGATTTTTGTCATGGTTGGAATCAATGATCTGCTTCGAGGTAAATCTGAGCAAGAAGTGTTAGAGGCTCAGGAAGAGATCATCAATCAGCTAAAAAAATCGCATCCAAAGGCAAAAATCGTGATTCAGGCTCTCTTACCTCGTGCTAAGGAATCAATCACGACTGCAAATGCAACTCAGGTCGAGGCATTATCCAACGATCGTATTTTCCAATTCAATCGCCGCCTTGCGGGTTTAGCCGATCAAGCAGGTGTGGAATTTCTCGACTTACAGCCACTTTTCTCTGACAGTGAGGGATTCTTGCGCTCAGAACTGACAACCGATGGATTGCATTTGAGTACTCAGGGCTATCTGGTTTGGCGATCGGCGATTCAAACTTTCAATCAATTCGCGCTCCGTTAG
- a CDS encoding ATP-binding cassette domain-containing protein, whose translation MSTITVDRLTKIYPVAVKEAGFKGTVTHFFKRAYRQVKAVQDVSFQIEPGEVVGFLGANGAGKTTTLKMLTGLIHPSSGKVTVAGQVPFDRRSTFLRKITLVMGQKQQLIWDLPAADSFKINAAVYGISDRTLQARVGELSEMLSLEGKLNQPVRKLSLGERMKAELLAALLHQPEVLFLDEPTLGLDVNAQVAVREFLKEYNDRYNATVLLTSHYMADITALCERVLMIHQGQLIYDGSLDGLVDRFSPCREIKVEFNRTYTKAELSAYGELQEVDKQSARFLVQQEDLTHAIAKILAELQVADLSVTDPPIEEVIGRVFQAGAVN comes from the coding sequence ATGTCTACCATTACCGTCGATCGACTCACAAAAATCTATCCTGTTGCCGTCAAAGAAGCAGGTTTCAAAGGCACAGTAACGCACTTCTTCAAGCGGGCTTACAGGCAGGTAAAAGCGGTTCAGGATGTCTCATTTCAAATTGAACCGGGTGAAGTCGTAGGATTTTTGGGCGCGAATGGAGCAGGGAAAACAACGACGCTGAAGATGTTAACGGGATTGATTCATCCGTCTTCTGGGAAGGTTACAGTCGCGGGACAAGTACCGTTCGATCGACGATCGACCTTCTTAAGAAAAATCACCCTCGTTATGGGGCAAAAACAACAATTAATTTGGGATCTGCCTGCGGCGGATTCGTTCAAGATTAATGCAGCCGTATATGGAATTAGCGATCGTACTCTTCAAGCCCGCGTCGGTGAACTTTCTGAAATGCTTTCACTTGAAGGCAAACTGAATCAGCCCGTTCGTAAACTCTCACTAGGTGAACGAATGAAAGCTGAACTACTCGCGGCATTGCTTCATCAACCAGAAGTTTTATTCCTAGATGAGCCGACTTTGGGACTTGATGTCAATGCTCAGGTGGCAGTGCGCGAATTTTTGAAGGAGTACAACGATCGATATAACGCCACTGTTCTTTTAACCAGTCACTACATGGCAGACATCACAGCCTTGTGTGAGCGCGTTCTGATGATCCACCAGGGGCAGCTTATTTATGATGGTAGTCTCGATGGCTTAGTAGACCGTTTCTCGCCCTGTCGCGAAATCAAAGTCGAATTTAATCGAACTTATACCAAGGCGGAATTATCAGCGTATGGTGAGTTGCAGGAAGTTGATAAGCAGTCGGCGCGGTTCTTGGTACAGCAGGAAGATTTGACACACGCGATCGCGAAAATTCTCGCAGAATTGCAGGTAGCGGATTTGTCGGTTACTGATCCCCCGATCGAAGAAGTAATTGGTCGCGTTTTCCAAGCGGGTGCAGTGAACTAA
- a CDS encoding ribbon-helix-helix domain-containing protein, translating to MSISLSQSLVQFVEQYKLEHDYKSRSQVIETALQLLQTQELEKAYAEAAKEVDLGWDITIADGLSDETW from the coding sequence TTGTCTATTTCTTTATCTCAATCGCTTGTTCAATTTGTTGAGCAGTACAAATTAGAACATGATTACAAGTCTCGATCGCAAGTGATCGAAACAGCGCTTCAACTTTTGCAGACCCAAGAGTTAGAAAAGGCTTATGCTGAAGCTGCTAAAGAGGTTGACTTAGGTTGGGATATCACGATCGCAGATGGGCTATCCGATGAGACGTGGTGA
- a CDS encoding ABC transporter ATP-binding protein encodes MLYLRDLSYHPTATPDPILKSINLEVAPQQLSLVVGPSGSGKSTLLEILAGLAEHTSGEIFWREQELNFLNMQQLCGLVFQFPERHFCGGTILEELRLGHPELSSDRIHEALQEVSLDHVPLSTAPHALSGGQQRRLALAVQLIRQPSILLLDEPTAGLDWSIRRQLVKLLSKLKTHWSLLVVSHDAGDMLEIADRCWSLRHGELKEVTPEELSTDRVERVKC; translated from the coding sequence ATGCTTTATTTGCGCGATTTGTCTTACCATCCGACAGCGACCCCAGATCCAATTCTCAAGTCGATCAATCTCGAAGTTGCACCGCAGCAATTGAGTTTAGTCGTCGGACCGAGCGGATCGGGGAAAAGTACGCTGCTCGAAATTTTGGCAGGACTCGCAGAGCATACGAGCGGAGAAATTTTCTGGCGCGAACAGGAACTGAATTTTCTGAATATGCAGCAGTTGTGCGGTTTGGTGTTTCAATTTCCCGAACGGCATTTCTGCGGCGGCACGATTTTAGAAGAACTGCGCTTGGGACATCCAGAGTTGAGTTCCGATCGCATTCACGAAGCGCTTCAAGAAGTCAGCCTCGATCATGTCCCACTTTCTACGGCTCCCCATGCCCTGAGCGGTGGACAACAACGACGATTAGCCTTAGCCGTTCAATTGATTCGCCAACCGAGTATTCTCTTACTCGATGAACCGACCGCAGGCTTAGATTGGTCGATTCGTCGGCAGTTAGTCAAGTTACTTTCCAAGCTGAAAACGCACTGGAGTTTACTCGTCGTTTCACACGATGCGGGCGATATGTTAGAAATTGCCGATCGCTGTTGGTCGCTGCGTCACGGTGAACTTAAAGAAGTCACGCCTGAAGAACTTTCGACCGATCGAGTGGAGCGCGTGAAATGCTAG
- a CDS encoding trypsin-like peptidase domain-containing protein: MASNRFLKTSLASLSLVSIGAVSALVGTQIPSNQFQPPAIAQLSNRSSNDENFVSNAVDRTGPSVVRINATRERVTSRGEQVQRGTGSGFILRSNGTIVTNAHVVSGANRVTVTLKDGREYTGRVLGADRQNDVAVVKIEANNLPAVTLGNSSQLRPGEWAIAIGNPLGLDNTVTVGIVSGTERSASAFGLRSSQPFIQTDAAINPGNSGGPLLNQSGEVIGINTAIIRGAQGIGFAIPINRATQIANQLTAQAGV, translated from the coding sequence ATGGCTTCTAATCGTTTCTTAAAAACCTCCTTAGCTTCTCTTTCGCTCGTCTCGATCGGGGCTGTCAGCGCTTTAGTCGGAACTCAAATCCCCTCGAATCAATTTCAACCGCCCGCGATCGCACAACTTTCAAATCGCTCTAGTAACGATGAGAATTTTGTCTCTAACGCGGTCGATCGCACAGGTCCTTCGGTTGTCCGCATTAATGCCACTCGTGAGCGCGTGACTTCGAGAGGCGAACAAGTTCAGCGAGGAACCGGATCAGGATTCATTCTGCGATCAAATGGAACAATCGTCACCAATGCCCATGTCGTCTCCGGAGCCAATCGCGTCACCGTCACGCTCAAAGATGGTCGCGAGTACACCGGACGAGTCTTAGGAGCCGATCGCCAAAATGATGTCGCCGTCGTGAAAATCGAGGCGAACAATTTACCCGCTGTAACACTTGGCAACTCAAGTCAACTGCGACCGGGAGAATGGGCGATCGCCATCGGCAACCCGCTCGGACTCGATAATACCGTCACGGTTGGAATTGTCAGCGGCACAGAGCGATCGGCAAGTGCATTCGGTTTACGCAGTTCACAGCCGTTTATTCAAACCGATGCCGCCATTAACCCCGGAAACTCTGGCGGTCCCTTGCTCAACCAGAGCGGTGAAGTGATTGGCATCAACACCGCAATCATTCGAGGGGCGCAAGGAATTGGATTTGCCATCCCGATTAACCGAGCTACCCAGATCGCGAATCAGTTAACCGCTCAAGCTGGCGTATAG